A portion of the Corynebacterium occultum genome contains these proteins:
- a CDS encoding MATE family efflux transporter gives MSPTDREVGEKVSARQIFALALPTLGVLAANPLYLLLDTAVVGRLGAFELAALAAGTAIQSTVTTQLTFLSYGTTARSSRLYGAGKRREAIAEGVQASWVALGVGLALATLVLISAPWLTLWLTGDADIATQATKWLRIESIGIPLSLLTMAGNGWLRGIRSTRAPLYFTLAGVIPGAILVPVLVAQFGLIGSAFANVIGLSITASCFLVMLWRSHLGGWAPDLGIIRRQMVLGRDLILRSLSFQIAFLSAAAVAARFGTASLAAHQIMLQLWNFITLVLDSLAIAAQTLTGAALGAGTVAAARDVGKRVTYYSLAFAALLGLVFALGAGVIPRIFSTDEAVLEALAWPWWLLVVMIIAGGVVFALDGVLLGAADAAFLRNATIASVLLGFVPGVWISYLVDGGLTGVWCGLLAFILLRLVAVVWRFRSMRWAAVVLDSEEKTPDSGADEGARQP, from the coding sequence GTGAGCCCTACTGACCGTGAAGTAGGGGAGAAGGTCAGCGCCCGGCAGATCTTCGCCCTGGCGCTGCCCACTCTAGGAGTGCTGGCCGCCAACCCTCTCTACCTGCTGCTGGATACCGCGGTCGTCGGTCGACTGGGGGCCTTTGAACTGGCCGCCCTGGCCGCCGGCACCGCCATCCAGTCCACGGTGACCACCCAGTTGACCTTCCTCTCCTACGGCACCACCGCACGTTCCTCTCGCCTCTACGGAGCGGGGAAGCGGCGGGAGGCGATCGCTGAGGGAGTCCAGGCCAGCTGGGTGGCACTCGGTGTTGGTCTGGCACTGGCCACATTGGTCCTGATCAGCGCCCCCTGGCTCACGCTCTGGCTCACCGGTGATGCAGACATCGCGACGCAAGCAACGAAGTGGCTGCGCATCGAGAGTATCGGCATCCCACTTTCCCTGCTCACCATGGCCGGAAATGGCTGGTTGCGGGGAATCCGCAGCACCCGGGCACCGCTCTACTTCACGCTTGCCGGGGTGATCCCCGGCGCGATCCTGGTGCCGGTGCTGGTCGCCCAGTTCGGTTTGATCGGTTCGGCTTTCGCCAATGTGATCGGTCTGTCGATCACCGCCTCCTGTTTCCTGGTGATGTTGTGGCGTAGTCATCTTGGTGGCTGGGCCCCGGATCTGGGGATTATTCGTCGCCAGATGGTGTTGGGTCGGGATCTGATCTTGCGTTCCCTGTCCTTCCAGATCGCCTTCCTTTCGGCGGCTGCGGTGGCTGCCCGTTTCGGCACTGCTTCGCTGGCGGCACACCAGATTATGCTGCAGCTGTGGAATTTCATCACCCTGGTGTTGGATTCCCTGGCTATTGCGGCGCAGACCTTGACCGGTGCGGCGCTGGGTGCGGGTACGGTGGCCGCGGCCCGGGACGTCGGTAAGCGGGTGACCTATTATTCGCTGGCCTTCGCCGCTCTGCTGGGGCTGGTTTTCGCCCTCGGGGCAGGGGTGATTCCACGGATCTTCAGCACTGATGAGGCGGTGCTGGAGGCGTTGGCCTGGCCCTGGTGGCTGCTGGTGGTGATGATCATCGCCGGTGGGGTGGTGTTCGCCCTGGATGGGGTGCTGCTGGGGGCTGCGGACGCGGCTTTCCTGCGCAATGCCACCATCGCTTCGGTGCTTTTGGGTTTCGTGCCCGGGGTGTGGATCTCCTATCTTGTCGACGGTGGGCTTACTGGGGTGTGGTGTGGGCTGTTGGCTTTCATCCTCCTCCGGTTGGTGGCGGTAGTCTGGCGGTTCCGGTCCATGCGTTGGGCTGCGGTAGTACTGGACAGTGAAGAGAAGACCCCGGACAGTGGGGCAGATGAGGGGGCCCGTCAGCCATGA